DNA sequence from the Salvia splendens isolate huo1 chromosome 19, SspV2, whole genome shotgun sequence genome:
CAGCAGTTGTTGATTAGTCTCCCTGCAACTGATGGGATGTTTTACCGGAACAACATTTTATCCCCCTTGTAGCCTGTAGGCAATGTAAACTAGTTCTAAGTCGAATGTTTAGGTGTGTTGGGTAATCCCGGGCATCCCTAGCCGGGACCTTATTCGATTCACATGATAATTAACAAACCAAAGAGATCAATAGACAATTCCATATTACAACTTTCACATTATAAACATCAAAACGCAACCTAAATTCTATCAACAATAACTATACAAAGCTTGAGCATTTACACCAAAACATCAATACCTGAGCATAGATACAAGGTTCAGGATAAGCCTCGGGATCTCTGGAAACAGCGTGAAGCGACACCGAAATAAAATCGACGGCATAGCCTTTCGCCCTATCCGAGTCGCTCAGCCAAATTACTTGCCTTTCCGCACACAATTCGGAGCAATCAATAACAACATAAGAGCTAGAAAAAAACTAAGCATAGAAAATTGGGGAAGATAATAGGTTTAACAACCTGGTGGTGAGGTAGAGAGTGCCGGGGAGTTCAGGCTGACGGCTGCTGCCGCCGAGGACGATAGAGACACCGGGCTGCACGAGCATCAGCTCCTCGCCGTGGTGGGAGTCGACGAATGGTTGTCCGATGCCGTCGCCGGTTCTCTCCGTCACGAGTCGGATCGCGGAGGCCATTTCCGGTGGGATTTTGGAGTCGGAGAGGTTTTGGAATCGGAAATTTGGGGCTTAGGTATGAATACGGTGTCGTTATTGAAATACAATACCTAAATGTGTggattgtttaatttttattaaaaaatatttgcatctaatatcataaaacttttaaaaagttggatttttcccacgaactttaaaattaacaaataatatcacaaactttacccTGGGTTTGTTTTTTCcacgaatgaaaaaattctcacaaataatattatgatgcggatttttttttggaatttctTGACAACAATTTTGAGAGCTTCGAGTTTTTTAATCTTTGAAGATAGTTTTTCATGAAGCACACCCTtcaaaattgttcttcaatctattaaaataacatgaatttttttattcatgggaaaaaaataaatccgAAGTAAAGTTTgagatattatttgtcaattttaaagttcgtgggaaaaattcaactttttgaaagtttcattATATTAGATGTGAATATCCCTTTATTAAATTAGTGATAGAAGTTGGATTGGATGGATAACATTAGAATTTTAAAGCTAAGTTAAGATACTCCATACCAAGTTTTTGTTAGAAGAAGAATAATCGAACGTCatgtaaaaataaatatgatgaataataatgaaaattgaattaatgtaaatatagaaataaatataGACTTTAAAAAAAAGAGACTCGATTCGCATGCCTTTCGAAATTTGGAATTTAAACTCGTTAATCTTTCAAAATATGGGAATGAGACATGCAAATTCTTCGGAacaaatgatttttttattttattttttttatcattttcgcACTTCTTTTTTGTTAATAATTCCttcaaaacattttaaaaaaaatttctccCTGTTCTTCCACTGCAGATtttgcactgaagccgtgatacatttttgttaaaaaatttTTTGGaattgttttccttttttttataacaaaaaCACATCTGCACTAGCGCCAAAGGGGGTGGAGGGTGGATGAAGTGAAGTAGGGTAGATGCAATAGAATTTTAGAATTAAGGAGTATCACGTATACGAATTTCAAATttgagattttaaattttatgtggGTTATTTGATCAATTTATAAATGTTGtaaggaaaataataaaaaaaaagaaagaggaaaaaaaaacgAGAAATTCATTGTTATGAAAAATTTGCATGTTTCGATCACGTATCTAAGAATTCAGCAAATTTAATCTAAAATTTCAAAAGGTTAACAAATTTAAAGTACTACCTTTTACAAAAATCTCTTAAATAAATATGATATCTAGTCACAAATATAATGGCCATTATGAATGATTTTAATAGTATTAGAATAACATGTGATACATATATCTAACTATACAATAGGTGATAATGCAGAAAATAGCACCAACATTATCCTCGTATTTTTTGTACTTGAAGTCTATTATTTCGAAATTAGTTAATAGAAGTAATAATAGTATTTTTTGTACTTGATCTCTAAACTTAACTGGGCCAGCCCATGAATTCCCGGATAAAATGGGCCAATTGAAACCCACAAACAttacaaaaccctaatttgatcGATTACTTATTCAGTTCTTCGAGCTAGCGTCGGTGGCTGACTCTAACACTCGGATTTCCGAAGCAGAAAGAGCTGCGCCGCCGCCGTTGCCGTCGCCATGGGTCGCATGCACAGCCGAGGGTACTGATTCATCTCTTCAATTTCGCTACCATCAATCTGCTTTTCGGTTTCGCGCTTATTTGTTATTATCGATTGAGTATCAATTTGAATTCCTCGCCTTGTGTTGCAGAAAGGGTATTTCCGCTTCAGCCCTTCCCTACAAGAGGACTCCTCCCTCCTGGCTCAAAATCACCTCTGAAGATGTAATTTTGATTTCTCTTTAATCGTTAAATACTTCATAATCACGATAGTCCGTtgtttatattattttctttgttgTTTTCTGAAGGTTGAGGAGAATATCTGCAAGTTTGCGAAGAAGGGTCTGACCCCGTCGCAGATCGGCGTGATTCTCCGTGACTCCCACGGCATTGCTCAGGTGAAGAGCGTCACCGGAAGCAAGATTCTCCGCATTCTCAAGGGTCATGGTattaatctgtttacttttctcaaattttccgttttttttataatttcagtTTTCTGGATTGAGGAATGGTTTCTGCTAGTTAATGTGTGAACTGAGCATGCGCCTATTTTATTAGGTTTTGAGGCTTAATATCCAATTTTGATGTTTTCTGCTTATAAAAAGGAGTCTTTTTTATGATTTGACGGCTTTGATGATTGTTAAACAGAGGGATGCatttattatttgtaattatcCATTTTGTATGTAAGTGTGAATTTGGTTTAAGTGATTAAACAATGTTTGTTAAATGTTAAACAGGACTTGCACCCGAAATTCCTGAGGATTTGTACCACTTGATCAAGAAAGCAGTGGCTATCAGGAAGCATCTGGAGAGGAACAGGAAGGACAAGGACTCTAAGTTTAGGTTGATTTTGGTTGAGAGCAGGATTCACCGCCTTGCCCGTTACTACAAGAAGACAAAGAAGCTTCCGCCTGTCTGGAAATAGTAATTCTCTTGGTCCTATTTTGATGTGCGTTTTGTTTAATACTTTGTGTTTATCTGCTCAAGATGCTTGAAATTTGCTGGAACTATTAATCAAATTTTCATGTAGATTGTGGTTTAAATTCTATTTTTGAACCTCTAAAAATTGGTTAGAATCTGGCTTCATTCTATATTCATAGTAATTTTGGTACCCTACTAAATAAGAGTAGCTAGAATTTCTTGAAACGTTATTGGAGGGCTGCTCGAAGTATATTCCTAGTACACTACATAATTTTAGTAGTTTCGCCCAATCTATGTTTTATACACTCTCTTTGGTTTTAGCATTAACTTTTCATGATGATGTGCTAGTTGAATGCCTTACTAATTACTTGTTTGAGAGAAGTTCAGAACTTTTAAAATAGCTTgttgaaaattaattttctgaatttgctatgaagtcctttagtTTGTTGAAGCTTTGTATTCAAACTATAAAAATGAATTGGAAATACTTTTTGTGAGTGATCAAGTGGAAAGGTCTGTTTTGACAAGTTTCTAGGTTGTTGAATGGAGACAAGTTATTAGATATCCTTTGAAGGATTTGTTTGGATTGGTTTTGATATTGATTGCATTGCCAGAATGTGTTTTGGGCCAAGACCATTGGCAAACTTATAAATTTCCAAGTAGACACCTAATATGCCACATCCTCCAATCGTTTGATGTTTTAAATTAGCTTTTTCACTGCATATTGTTCTTGTTGCTAAATCCATGTTTCTTATATATGCCATAAATAGTTCGCAACTTTTTCATAAACTTTCTTGTTTTGCAGCGAATCAACCACTGCAAGCACTCTTGTGGCCTAGGCTTTGAATTGCGGAGAGCACAATTTGTGCCAATTTGTGGGCAAATTCTGAATTTTGGCATGGAACATATCTTTCAAGAATTTTGTTCTTTGATTAGACAATGTTTTTAGATATTGATGATCATTTTGGTTGATGATACAGTTTTGCTCTTTGATTTCTTTTAATCTTCTActggtttttaatttttgtttgacATGTTGGTCTTCGAATTCATGAAGAAGCTTTATCTATTGATATTAATTTACATTATTCACCTAGGTAGCCAAGTGCCAACTTTTTAAATTCATTCTAAAAGTTTTCAATATTTTTCAGCATTTGATTCTTACATTTCCAGTAGATAAGCTACATATAGTATtcaagaaataattaaataataaaagcTGGATTATAATTATATACTGTAAAATTTATACAAATGGACTTGTGTTTGTTGCCTCTAGCATCCGATGTCTCAAATACTGCTTCCATCTTACTGCGGGtaaaaaagtgcatattttaaGCAAGATATTTCCTTTCATGGTAAAAAAGTAACATAATTTATCTTTTATAATCTTTCGTATTTTTTTTCAACTTACTGTACTCTCTTTTATTTAAGGATATGTTTGATAGCCCAAGTTGGAAAGTCCAAGAGAAGaaacaaaatcagaaaataaaccAAATTATCAAGTAATGTATTTCTCGATttataactttttaaaattcAGCACATGTTTGATACACCACTAGAAGAATGAGATATCCCTTGTGTAGACATTATTGCCCTTAATCTTCCAGAGAATAGGCTTGCACAAAAACAAGAGGCCAATTTTAGTGAGATAAGTTCATGTAATTTAGatctttataggaaaaaaaatcTTACCATCAGAATATCCATGCAACCAATTTCGTGCGCAAATAACAGCTTGCACTTTTTCAGAAAGAACTCTATTTCTGTATTTCTTCAAAACGCGTGCACCAACACTAAAGAAAGAATCCGATGCTACCGTTGTTATAGGAATGCTAAGAGCATCACATGCCATCGTAGCAAGTTCTCCAAAGCAGGCTGCACGATCTCTCCAATACTCAAACAGATCGATTTCAGCATTTACATCCATTGCAGGTTCGTCCAGATATGAATCCAAAAATGACTTTCCTTCAGAAGTTCCTTTATATTTCTTCCATTCCTATAACAATATTAATAATGtataaattaaatcatggaacaAAATTAATATCGATAGAAATATAAAGACTTGCAAAATTCTTCAGAAAAAAGAGAGGATAACTAACTGCAAGAACCTTCTTATTTATTCTCAATCCTCTTTTCATTTCTTGTCTTCTTACACCTTTTTCTTCCATGAAATCAGGTTCTCCAACTTGAGAAACTTTAACCAAAGATGCACTAGCACACTTTTTCTTATACTCGTCGTATAGAGTATACAACCTCGTCTTCAACTTACTGATTTTTTCCTCATATGAATGATTGTCAATTCTTGAATAACAGTACTCCAAAAGCTTCAATTTTATTCTTGGGTCGAACACTGCTCCTACGGAAAGAATTTCACTATGCTCCTCCCAATACGGCGCAAACTTTAAATTCATCGAATGAGACATAGACTTCACCTCTTCGTCTTGACCTCTATAATTTTTAGACAAAAAGCGTGCAATCTTCCAAAgttctataaaatagaaaccaGAAGTAGGACTGGATGATCCAGAAATCATAGTTGAAATATTGTAAAATGGCTCCAAAAATTTAAGCATCAGTTCTCCTCTATTCCACTCTTCTTCAGTTGGACAATACTTATAAACCAAATCCTCAAATTCAAGCAAACAAAAAGCACGTCGACATTTAATTCCACTATCAAGCACCAAATATATGGATTCCCAACGAGTAGGCACATCCAAGCAAAGAGAAGAAGGTAATTCAATACCAGTTTTCCGAGCACACTCCTTAAACTTGATCATTCTAGCTTCTGATTCTTTTACGTATTTGATACTACTAGCTCTAATCTTATCTAAAGCTTCACTAGCAACTTCCAATCCTTCTTCGACCATAAGAGTCAAGAGATGTGCACAATATTTCACGCGGAAAAATTCACCATTGCATAATAATTCACCATTGCATAATAATGAGTTCTGCAAACCAAGTCGCATCTTCAATATTTCCACCATGTCATTATTAGCAGACGAATTGTCCAAAGTCAAAGAAAAGACTTTCCTATCTATTTTCCAATCCGCCAAAATATCATAAACCTTTCGAGCTATTTCGATTCTAGAATGTGGAGGAGGCATAGAACAAAATGCAAGTATTTTGCTATTCAATTTCCAGTTTTCATCCACAAAATGTGCAGTTAAACAAATATAACCCGAATTAGTACAAGCGGTCCAAACATCACAAGTCAAGCGCAACATTCCCGAAACATTACTCAATCTGAACTTCAATTTCTTCTTTTCAGATTCATACAAATTCATCACATCCAAGGCATGATATCTTATTTCGTCACATTCAACCCAATTCAAAGGAAGattcaaataattcaaaaaaacCTCTCATTTCGTCACATTCAACCCAATTCAAAGGAAGATTATGTGCAACTGATATCTTAGTCATCCAATCCCGACAAATTTTAGGATCGATTGCATTATTTTTAACCTCACCCACATCTCCAAACTTTGGTTTCTTCTTACAGACCAACATATGGCGATTATAAGTGGAAGTTTCCTGTTTCGTACCTTCATATTTCCATCTTTGACCACATTTATTGCACCTGACGGTCTTCCCATTTTCGTCGGGTTCTTCATGTGTAAAATGATTCCAAACTTCAGAAGTTCTTTGTCTCTTCTTAGACTTGGAATCCTCTCAAATCCCCACTCTTTCACTATGAGCAGTATCAACAGTTGGAGTAGAATCCCCCATATGaaggaaaacaaaattaaatgttgGAATTATCATTGTGATAACCACTTAATATCAATTTGATTAAGTTAGAAGCTTCTGAGTTATCAATTTGATAACCACTTAGTTATCAATTTGATAACTACCTCTtaagtagtaaaataaaaaatgatcacCTTTTGTGGAAGCAAAGTTTAAGATGATCACCACTTCATCATTTCCTAAgcctatatatatgtgtggaGGTTGAAGGATAAATTCATAATAACATCAACATCACaacatctccatttcctctctaaACTAGTTCTCTCATTCTCATATAGCCACTTTAGGAGCATCGTCTCCTCATTTTCTCGAAACTCCgaaagttcgccggtgcctagtgagtttgaggtgcttctactcaCTAggacgaagtcgttttatctttggggacactACGCCAATCCgcgagcactagccggggcgtaatttgtcttgcggaaagagggctttcctcgactcgacttatagttAGTAcggttattttatatttttgttgtaatttcCATTTCACTTGTATTTGTATTGCTCTTcggttgtaatagttagagtactgcTTGTAAACGGCTCGGGAATTTTCCCAATTTTAACCAACAGTCGCAAGATAAATTAGTCGTACTCTAGGTGATGTCGACCGAAGTTACGATGAACGGAAACCATTGAGCTGGAGGAAACGAACACCAACAGTTTAGGACGTGGGTTTAGGGCGTGAGGAAATTGGCAACACCTAACATAGTTAATAGAACAACATTTTTTGTTGCCAACGTTTAAATTGAGAGCCCTTAAATTTCTCTAGCTTATCGGCCTGAGGCATCACCCTCGAGGTCGAAACAGGCGTCAACACCGACGTTTTGGCAGCAGAAAAAGTAGATCCATTTTGTTGGTGTTCGTTTCTTCTAGCTCCATGGTTTCCGTTCATCGTAATTTCGGTCGACATCACCTAGAGTACgactaatttgtcttgc
Encoded proteins:
- the LOC121778117 gene encoding 40S ribosomal protein S13-like isoform X2 gives rise to the protein MGRMHSRGKGISASALPYKRTPPSWLKITSEDVEENICKFAKKGLTPSQIGVILRDSHGIAQVKSVTGSKILRILKGHGLAPEIPEDLYHLIKKAVAIRKHLERNRKDKDSKFRLILVESRIHRLARYYKKTKKLPPVWK
- the LOC121778117 gene encoding 40S ribosomal protein S13-like isoform X1, whose translation is MGRMHSRGKGISASALPYKRTPPSWLKITSEDVEENICKFAKKGLTPSQIGVILRDSHGIAQVKSVTGSKILRILKGHGLAPEIPEDLYHLIKKAVAIRKHLERNRKDKDSKFRLILVESRIHRLARYYKKTKKLPPVWKYESTTASTLVA